One Salisaeta longa DSM 21114 genomic window carries:
- a CDS encoding cupredoxin domain-containing protein translates to MTNTLKFRADTVTVTVGETVQWKNTSVIAHTVTADPAEATLEASVRLPDGAEPFDSGMMDAGATFRHTFTVPGTYGYFCKPHEVTKMRGVVIVKPKG, encoded by the coding sequence ATGACGAACACGCTCAAGTTTAGGGCCGACACCGTAACCGTTACGGTGGGCGAAACGGTGCAGTGGAAAAATACGTCCGTCATTGCTCACACGGTGACCGCCGACCCGGCGGAGGCCACGCTAGAGGCGAGTGTCCGGCTGCCGGATGGGGCGGAGCCGTTCGACTCGGGCATGATGGATGCGGGCGCCACGTTCCGCCATACGTTCACCGTGCCGGGCACCTACGGCTACTTCTGCAAGCCGCATGAGGTGACCAAGATGCGCGGTGTCGTGATTGTCAAGCCGAAGGGTTGA
- a CDS encoding flavodoxin family protein produces the protein MSEPSHDFSDLSALFINCTLKKSPRRSHTRTLLDVPKTIMQKHGVDVEIVRAVDHPIANGVYHDMTKHGWDEDAWPALYEKVQVADILILGTPIWLGDKSSVCARVIERLYGESGNLNAAGQYAYYGKTAGCIVTGNEDGIKHCAMNILYSLQHLGYSIPPQADAGWIGAAGPGPSYGDEGPDGPVGFDNDFTKRNTTFMTWNLMHLARMLRDAGGFPAHGNQRAAWDAGARFDHENPEYR, from the coding sequence ATGAGCGAACCCTCCCACGATTTTTCGGACCTCTCGGCCCTGTTCATCAACTGCACCCTCAAAAAATCGCCGCGCAGGTCGCACACCCGCACGCTGCTCGACGTTCCCAAGACCATCATGCAGAAGCACGGGGTGGACGTTGAGATTGTGCGCGCCGTCGACCATCCCATTGCCAACGGGGTGTACCACGACATGACGAAGCACGGATGGGATGAAGATGCCTGGCCTGCGCTCTACGAAAAGGTGCAGGTGGCCGATATTTTGATTCTGGGTACGCCTATCTGGCTGGGCGATAAATCATCGGTGTGTGCGCGCGTCATCGAGCGCCTCTACGGCGAATCGGGCAATCTGAATGCAGCCGGGCAGTACGCCTACTACGGCAAAACCGCCGGCTGCATCGTGACGGGCAACGAGGACGGCATTAAGCACTGCGCCATGAATATTCTGTACTCGCTGCAGCACCTGGGCTACAGCATTCCGCCGCAGGCCGATGCCGGATGGATTGGCGCCGCGGGCCCTGGCCCCAGCTACGGCGACGAAGGCCCCGACGGCCCTGTGGGCTTCGACAACGACTTTACGAAGCGCAACACCACGTTCATGACCTGGAACCTGATGCACCTTGCCCGGATGCTGCGCGATGCGGGCGGCTTTCCGGCCCACGGCAACCAGCGCGCGGCGTGGGATGCGGGCGCGCGCTTCGATCACGAAAACCCGGAGTACCGGTAG
- a CDS encoding peroxidase-related enzyme (This protein belongs to a clade of uncharacterized proteins related to peroxidases such as the alkylhydroperoxidase AhpD.) has translation MAWIDIIDEADADGPLAAIYDEIADQRGNLSNIMRVHSLHPKAMRAHMDLYLELLFSRSDLSRATRELIAVVVSDVNDCPYCVAHHRAALRAYWKDDARIDAVLAGDLAAARVGAKQRALIDYVRRLTRAPQSMTEEHVDALRRAGLSDAAILDINLVASYFNFVNRIALGLGVSADAEEVDGYDY, from the coding sequence ATGGCCTGGATTGACATCATTGACGAAGCGGATGCCGACGGCCCGCTGGCTGCCATCTACGATGAAATTGCCGATCAGCGCGGCAATCTCTCAAATATCATGCGGGTGCACAGCCTGCATCCGAAGGCGATGCGTGCACACATGGATCTGTACCTGGAGCTGCTGTTTAGCCGGTCGGATCTGTCGCGGGCCACGCGCGAGCTGATTGCCGTGGTGGTGTCGGACGTAAACGACTGCCCCTACTGTGTGGCGCACCACCGCGCCGCCCTGAGGGCCTACTGGAAAGACGATGCCCGCATCGACGCGGTGCTTGCCGGCGACCTCGCCGCGGCCCGGGTAGGGGCCAAACAGCGCGCCCTTATCGATTACGTGCGGCGCCTTACGCGGGCCCCGCAGTCGATGACCGAAGAGCACGTGGATGCCCTGCGCCGCGCCGGTTTGTCTGATGCGGCAATTCTAGACATTAACCTGGTGGCCAGCTACTTCAACTTTGTAAATCGCATCGCCCTGGGCCTGGGCGTATCGGCCGACGCTGAAGAAGTGGACGGCTACGACTACTGA
- a CDS encoding DUF3179 domain-containing protein, producing MPLLRLVLCGSLLVALTAGVSPSVAQDASSCIDASSVAFSTRGWDTNFCKHSVPYDEIQSGGVPRDGIPPIDDPVYVSTAAADAWLAGHEPVIRVTLNGAAYAFPLQVLIWHEVVNTTVGGVPVVVTFCPLCYTALAFKRPVVAGERLTFGTTGNLRHSDLIMWDRQTESWWQQFNGTAIVGALTGRTLPRVPSQIVAWRTFRQAHLEGRVLSRQTGHNRPYGQNPYVGYDTMSQRPFAYNGPTDDRLLPMQRVVGVRRGTAARAYPLKGLRTARVVHDTLGGTPLVVLWSPGTASALDERRIRNSRDVGTAGVFRPVVNGQHLTFTANADGTFTDRQTGSTWRVTGRATSGPLAGTTLDTVPHQFIFWFAWSVFHPNTALHAFASSS from the coding sequence ATGCCCCTCCTTCGATTGGTTCTTTGTGGGAGCCTCCTCGTTGCCCTGACGGCCGGCGTGTCGCCCAGCGTCGCGCAGGATGCCTCGTCGTGCATCGACGCCTCGTCGGTGGCCTTCAGCACGCGCGGCTGGGATACCAACTTTTGCAAGCACAGCGTACCGTACGACGAAATTCAGTCGGGGGGCGTGCCGCGCGACGGCATCCCGCCCATCGACGACCCGGTGTACGTGTCAACTGCGGCGGCCGATGCGTGGCTCGCGGGCCACGAGCCGGTGATCCGCGTAACGCTGAATGGCGCCGCATATGCCTTTCCGCTGCAGGTGCTCATCTGGCACGAGGTGGTGAACACCACCGTGGGCGGGGTGCCGGTTGTGGTTACGTTCTGCCCGCTGTGCTACACGGCGCTCGCGTTTAAGCGTCCGGTGGTTGCGGGCGAACGCCTCACCTTTGGCACCACGGGCAACCTGCGCCACAGCGATCTGATCATGTGGGATCGCCAGACCGAGTCGTGGTGGCAGCAGTTCAACGGTACGGCCATCGTGGGCGCCCTCACGGGCCGAACACTCCCGCGCGTGCCGTCGCAGATCGTGGCCTGGCGCACCTTTCGGCAGGCCCACCTCGAAGGCCGCGTGCTATCGCGCCAAACCGGCCACAACCGGCCGTATGGCCAGAATCCGTACGTGGGCTACGACACCATGTCGCAGCGGCCGTTTGCCTACAACGGCCCCACCGATGACCGCCTCTTGCCCATGCAGCGCGTGGTGGGCGTGCGCCGAGGCACTGCGGCGCGGGCCTATCCCCTGAAGGGCTTACGTACCGCTCGCGTGGTGCACGACACGCTGGGCGGCACGCCGCTGGTGGTGCTGTGGAGCCCCGGCACCGCCTCGGCCTTAGACGAGCGCCGCATCCGAAACAGCCGCGACGTAGGCACCGCCGGCGTCTTTCGGCCGGTCGTTAACGGGCAGCACTTGACGTTTACCGCAAACGCCGACGGCACGTTTACCGACCGGCAGACCGGCTCTACCTGGCGCGTCACCGGCCGTGCCACAAGCGGGCCGCTGGCCGGTACCACTCTTGACACTGTGCCGCATCAGTTCATTTTTTGGTTTGCATGGTCCGTGTTTCACCCGAACACGGCCCTTCACGCCTTCGCCTCTTCCTCTTGA
- a CDS encoding Uma2 family endonuclease: protein MPIPATDVQARWQALTDDPLLRDLPYKVETNAADQLVLSPHSNRHSLQQAAIQEVLRTHAPPGTVAPEFALATPEGVKVPDVVWMSDARRSAMEATGDPSTLAPEICVEVLSAANTAAGMAAKRALYRAAGAEEVWLVAADGTIRFYAEEALEASALVPAAPHQL from the coding sequence ATGCCTATACCCGCGACGGATGTGCAGGCCCGCTGGCAGGCGTTAACCGACGATCCGCTCTTGCGCGACCTGCCGTACAAAGTTGAAACCAACGCCGCCGATCAGCTGGTTTTGAGCCCGCATTCCAACCGTCATTCGCTCCAGCAAGCCGCCATCCAGGAGGTGCTCCGCACGCATGCGCCCCCCGGAACGGTCGCGCCGGAGTTTGCGCTGGCTACGCCGGAAGGCGTGAAGGTGCCCGATGTGGTGTGGATGAGTGACGCGCGCCGGTCGGCGATGGAAGCCACGGGCGACCCCTCGACGCTCGCGCCGGAGATCTGCGTGGAGGTGCTGAGCGCAGCGAATACGGCGGCGGGGATGGCCGCGAAGCGCGCGCTCTACCGCGCGGCGGGCGCGGAAGAGGTGTGGCTGGTCGCCGCGGACGGCACCATCCGCTTCTATGCTGAGGAGGCGCTGGAGGCCTCCGCCCTCGTGCCCGCGGCCCCGCATCAGCTCTGA
- a CDS encoding hybrid sensor histidine kinase/response regulator transcription factor, which translates to MRTTAFLSGTGCSVHCLGWWMVVWLWAGVPVQGGVPPGPLAVVVIHALPTDTSRSTDRYVSFRVRRWTLNEGLPTPLKAVAQTPDGYLWITTFDGLVRFDGVRFTRYTTDTTPVFRSHDLLGLYVTHDGALWTGGRDGWVYRLREGTWTAYDLSDILHGHWVQAFAEEADGTLWMASTGPVVARFDGTSWTHVSQPIRDVWTPLVADADGTIWTLLAAEDAPGRPETLISAGVVARWNGQRFVPVPDERWQGFVATQHGPLFHSVEDLAAARSGERVRVVLTRADGTVRGWFWSNGASAIARLVDRVGRVWVQRMKDGVLSVITIERDGVELGRIEPAGGTWVEQVFEDRQGNVWLHSRSSGLIQVTEEPFRRFSTADGLPRFALRAVQGPDGAILVSSEWGVKGPNLTVIQDGNITPQTVRLPSAPPGLRADMSDDGRVQLGHVVADAQGHRWALVGRHLLRLDAGTARIAWSTRGANLWALHTDPADADALWLGDVAGGVYRYDRRRDTVTDSMQATGRVYQIHRGPRGRLWVGTEDGLWIREATGALVRPADDAGAGHAVRDLMNGPEGALWVATAGGGLIRLREGTVQALRTDDGLPANHLSAVVLDALGFFWLSGRQALYRASYDDVNAVLDGRRGRVAVVELLPSAGHLGSSNKLVEVAHARDGSLWFPSFSGVTRVDPAFYAQQYAEPLPVYIEALETAQGTAPALTGGLQLPTGERTLIIQYTAPDLRAPSLVRFRTRLDGRDAGWVNQGAARAVAYGGLPPGDYTFHLQAMNAGGVWQSAGPTLAFTVPHRFTETWWFAGLCALGLLGIGVVAYRIRIRTLKSRQRMLNALVDERTQQLQAEKETVLAQADALRSLDNAKTRVFANISHEFRTPLTLTLGPLDDLRDGLYGALPGPVSEQVEMARRNASRVLDLVNQLLDVARLEAGQVQLQARPVDIEAFVEAAVQAFMPLAEQNAITLSVQPLTTDASAGPAVWAHPEQLQTILSNVLSNALKFTPEGGNVRVTVARGADDVRVTIRDNGPGISATDLPHVFDRFYRTETDSAHGPAGSGVGLALTKELVDLHRGTLMVESEEGFGSQFTLMLRRGHDHLRPDEMIDGGTPPDLLPEEAPAVLFSGMDTRRAEDSDVRSPSRAEPSPADPTGAAAEAADRTTVLLVEDSAEVRTYIRLHLAKEYRVLEAVNGRDGLEQARTHLPDLVLSDLMMPEMDGLELCQALKETRATDFIPVILLTARAEMYDRIDALQEGVDDYMTKPFDVDELKARISNLIRSRRQLRERFRDAPVSLHAEEVEASSVDRTFLELVRATIEAHLADEDFTVDQLAGAVGISRVHLYRRLQQTLGESPSALIRTFRLERAAQLLAQQAGSVSEVAYGVGFKSVSHFSRVFRKQYGHVPSEHPVDTPPE; encoded by the coding sequence ATGCGCACCACAGCATTCCTCAGCGGCACCGGCTGTAGCGTCCATTGCCTTGGGTGGTGGATGGTTGTGTGGCTGTGGGCGGGTGTGCCGGTACAGGGGGGCGTGCCGCCCGGGCCGCTCGCCGTGGTCGTCATCCACGCGCTTCCAACCGACACGTCGCGCAGCACCGACCGGTACGTCTCCTTCCGCGTGCGGCGGTGGACGCTCAATGAAGGCTTGCCGACGCCCCTAAAAGCGGTCGCCCAAACGCCCGATGGCTACCTGTGGATCACGACGTTCGACGGCCTGGTGCGCTTCGATGGCGTCCGGTTTACGCGGTATACGACCGATACCACGCCGGTTTTTCGCAGCCACGACCTCCTTGGGCTGTACGTAACCCACGACGGCGCGCTCTGGACCGGCGGCCGCGACGGGTGGGTCTACCGCCTGCGCGAGGGCACGTGGACGGCGTACGACCTAAGCGACATCCTGCACGGCCACTGGGTGCAGGCATTTGCCGAGGAGGCGGATGGCACGCTGTGGATGGCAAGTACCGGCCCGGTCGTCGCTCGCTTCGATGGCACGTCGTGGACGCACGTCTCGCAGCCAATCCGCGACGTGTGGACGCCGCTCGTGGCCGATGCCGATGGTACGATATGGACGCTCCTCGCCGCCGAGGATGCGCCCGGTCGTCCCGAGACGCTCATCAGTGCGGGTGTGGTGGCGCGGTGGAACGGGCAGCGATTTGTGCCGGTGCCGGATGAGCGCTGGCAGGGCTTCGTTGCGACGCAGCACGGGCCGCTCTTTCATTCCGTGGAGGATTTGGCCGCCGCTCGGTCTGGCGAGCGCGTCCGCGTCGTGCTCACCCGTGCCGATGGCACCGTGCGCGGGTGGTTCTGGTCGAACGGCGCGTCCGCCATTGCGCGCCTCGTCGACCGCGTCGGGCGCGTGTGGGTACAGCGCATGAAAGACGGCGTGCTCAGCGTAATCACCATCGAACGCGACGGCGTGGAGCTGGGACGCATCGAGCCGGCAGGGGGCACCTGGGTCGAGCAGGTCTTCGAAGATCGGCAGGGCAACGTGTGGCTCCATTCACGCAGCTCGGGCCTCATCCAGGTCACCGAAGAACCGTTCCGGCGGTTCAGCACGGCTGACGGCCTTCCTCGGTTTGCGCTTCGTGCCGTGCAAGGCCCGGACGGCGCAATCCTCGTCAGCAGCGAGTGGGGCGTGAAGGGGCCCAACCTGACCGTCATCCAGGACGGAAACATCACCCCGCAGACGGTCCGGCTGCCGTCTGCGCCGCCGGGATTGCGCGCCGATATGAGCGACGACGGCCGCGTCCAACTGGGCCACGTCGTCGCCGATGCCCAGGGGCACCGCTGGGCGCTTGTGGGCCGCCACCTGCTGCGGCTGGACGCAGGAACGGCCCGCATCGCGTGGTCGACACGCGGCGCTAACCTGTGGGCGCTTCACACCGATCCGGCGGATGCCGATGCCCTTTGGCTGGGGGATGTGGCTGGGGGCGTGTACCGCTACGACCGTCGCCGAGATACGGTCACGGACTCCATGCAGGCCACCGGACGCGTGTACCAGATTCATCGCGGGCCGCGCGGACGGCTCTGGGTGGGCACCGAAGACGGCCTCTGGATTCGTGAGGCAACAGGCGCACTCGTCCGCCCGGCGGATGATGCGGGGGCGGGCCACGCCGTGCGCGACCTGATGAACGGGCCCGAGGGCGCGCTGTGGGTGGCCACCGCGGGCGGCGGACTCATTCGTCTGCGTGAGGGCACCGTGCAGGCGCTGCGCACCGACGATGGGCTCCCCGCCAACCACCTCTCGGCCGTCGTGCTAGATGCCCTCGGGTTCTTCTGGCTGAGTGGGCGACAAGCGCTCTATCGGGCCTCGTACGACGACGTGAACGCGGTGCTGGACGGGCGGCGCGGCCGCGTGGCCGTCGTGGAGCTGCTCCCGTCGGCCGGCCATCTGGGATCGAGCAACAAGCTGGTCGAGGTCGCGCATGCCCGCGATGGGAGCCTCTGGTTCCCGTCGTTCAGCGGGGTTACCCGCGTCGATCCAGCGTTTTACGCGCAGCAGTATGCCGAGCCGCTTCCGGTATACATCGAGGCGCTGGAGACCGCACAGGGCACCGCCCCGGCCCTTACCGGCGGCCTGCAGCTTCCCACGGGCGAGCGAACGCTCATCATCCAATACACCGCCCCGGACCTGCGGGCGCCGTCGCTCGTCCGTTTCCGCACGCGCCTGGACGGCCGCGATGCCGGCTGGGTGAACCAGGGCGCGGCCCGTGCGGTGGCGTACGGCGGGCTGCCGCCAGGGGACTATACGTTCCACCTCCAGGCCATGAACGCAGGCGGCGTGTGGCAATCCGCAGGGCCCACCCTCGCTTTCACTGTGCCGCACCGGTTTACCGAGACGTGGTGGTTTGCGGGGCTGTGCGCGTTGGGCCTCTTGGGCATTGGGGTCGTTGCGTATCGCATTCGCATCCGCACGCTGAAGAGCCGTCAGCGCATGCTAAACGCACTCGTGGACGAGCGGACGCAGCAGCTCCAGGCCGAAAAAGAGACGGTCCTGGCCCAGGCCGACGCGCTCCGGTCGCTCGACAACGCGAAGACGCGCGTGTTTGCCAACATCTCGCACGAGTTCCGCACGCCGCTGACCCTCACCCTCGGCCCGCTCGATGACCTGCGGGACGGGCTCTACGGGGCGCTTCCCGGTCCCGTCAGCGAGCAGGTGGAGATGGCCCGCCGCAACGCCAGTCGGGTGCTCGACCTCGTCAACCAGCTGCTTGATGTGGCGCGCCTCGAAGCAGGACAGGTGCAACTGCAGGCGCGCCCGGTCGACATTGAGGCATTCGTCGAGGCGGCGGTGCAGGCATTCATGCCGCTGGCCGAGCAGAATGCCATCACCCTATCGGTGCAGCCGCTCACGACCGACGCTTCCGCTGGCCCCGCCGTGTGGGCCCATCCGGAGCAGCTTCAGACCATCCTGAGCAACGTGCTATCGAACGCCCTGAAGTTCACGCCCGAGGGTGGAAACGTGCGCGTTACTGTGGCGCGGGGCGCGGATGACGTGCGCGTGACAATCCGTGACAACGGCCCCGGCATCTCCGCTACGGACCTGCCACACGTGTTCGACCGGTTCTACCGCACCGAAACCGATAGCGCACACGGGCCGGCGGGCTCCGGGGTTGGACTGGCGCTCACCAAAGAGCTGGTCGACCTGCACCGGGGCACGCTCATGGTGGAAAGCGAGGAAGGGTTCGGGAGCCAGTTTACGCTGATGCTACGGCGTGGGCACGATCACCTCCGGCCGGATGAGATGATAGACGGCGGGACGCCGCCCGACCTGCTTCCCGAAGAAGCCCCCGCGGTGCTCTTTTCTGGGATGGACACCCGCAGGGCCGAGGACTCCGACGTGCGATCGCCTAGCCGCGCGGAACCATCGCCTGCGGACCCAACAGGCGCAGCAGCCGAGGCCGCCGACCGAACCACCGTTTTGCTCGTCGAGGACAGCGCCGAGGTTCGCACGTACATTCGGTTGCACCTGGCAAAAGAGTATCGGGTTCTCGAAGCCGTCAATGGCCGAGACGGCCTGGAGCAGGCGCGCACCCATCTCCCCGATCTGGTACTTTCCGATCTGATGATGCCCGAAATGGACGGTCTGGAACTCTGCCAGGCGCTCAAAGAGACGCGCGCAACGGATTTCATTCCGGTCATTTTGCTCACCGCACGCGCCGAGATGTACGACCGGATCGATGCGCTGCAAGAAGGCGTGGACGACTACATGACGAAGCCATTCGACGTCGATGAGCTCAAGGCACGCATCAGCAACCTGATACGGTCGCGCCGGCAGCTCCGCGAGCGGTTTCGTGATGCCCCGGTGTCGCTCCATGCAGAAGAGGTGGAGGCGTCCTCCGTAGACCGCACGTTTCTTGAGTTGGTGCGTGCCACAATTGAGGCCCACCTCGCCGACGAGGACTTCACCGTCGATCAACTGGCTGGCGCTGTAGGGATCAGCCGGGTGCACCTGTATCGTCGCCTGCAGCAGACGCTCGGCGAATCGCCGTCCGCGCTGATCCGCACCTTCCGCCTGGAGCGCGCGGCCCAGCTTCTGGCCCAACAGGCCGGTTCGGTAAGCGAAGTTGCATACGGCGTGGGCTTCAAGAGCGTCTCTCACTTTTCGCGGGTCTTCCGCAAGCAGTACGGCCACGTCCCCTCCGAGCACCCGGTGGACACGCCCCCCGAGTAA
- a CDS encoding nuclear transport factor 2 family protein, translating into MATVAHAQKMPVTTTSDAARSHYVQGKHATGNVDFERARMHFDAALATDSTFAMAYLYRAVLSGGDERVEHLRRATVNAAQASDAERQMIESYAANQRNDHGREEALLTALAERYPSDPMPMFWWANTEANRGNHAAAVAAARRSLAADPSFAPAYNLMGYAEVARGDMAAAKQAFREYIRLAPDEANPYDSFGEFYLNQGMLDEAAAQYKMALTKNARFENARTMLARIGMERSDRRFEQALADGDADAIAALYTPNAVVMAPDLSPIQGRDAIRDHMAGMIASGVDIQTVEVNRSGDIAIRRSNVITSSEGEVVDRAKTLEVWTLVDGKWLCARDMYSSNALVKAASNQN; encoded by the coding sequence ATGGCTACGGTCGCACATGCACAGAAGATGCCAGTCACTACGACCTCAGACGCCGCTCGCAGTCACTACGTTCAAGGGAAGCACGCCACGGGGAACGTCGACTTCGAGCGCGCCCGGATGCACTTCGACGCTGCCCTCGCCACCGATTCCACCTTTGCCATGGCATACCTCTACCGCGCTGTTCTTTCCGGGGGTGACGAGCGGGTCGAGCACCTGCGCCGGGCAACAGTAAACGCCGCGCAGGCATCGGACGCCGAGCGTCAGATGATTGAGTCGTATGCGGCCAACCAGCGCAACGATCACGGCCGCGAAGAAGCGCTACTCACCGCCCTCGCCGAGCGTTACCCGAGCGATCCGATGCCGATGTTCTGGTGGGCCAACACCGAGGCGAACCGGGGCAACCACGCCGCTGCCGTCGCCGCCGCCCGCCGCTCGCTCGCTGCCGACCCGTCGTTTGCGCCGGCGTACAACCTAATGGGCTACGCGGAGGTCGCACGCGGCGACATGGCCGCCGCTAAGCAGGCGTTTCGTGAGTACATTCGCCTCGCCCCCGACGAGGCGAACCCGTACGACTCTTTCGGCGAGTTCTACCTCAATCAGGGCATGCTCGACGAGGCCGCGGCACAGTACAAGATGGCGCTCACCAAGAATGCGCGCTTCGAGAACGCCCGCACCATGCTCGCCCGTATCGGCATGGAACGGAGTGACCGCCGCTTCGAGCAGGCCCTCGCCGACGGAGACGCCGATGCTATCGCTGCGCTCTACACCCCAAACGCCGTTGTTATGGCCCCGGACCTGTCGCCCATCCAGGGCCGCGATGCCATCCGTGACCACATGGCGGGGATGATTGCTTCCGGCGTGGACATCCAGACGGTTGAGGTGAACCGGTCCGGTGACATCGCGATCCGGCGCTCCAATGTCATCACCAGCTCGGAGGGTGAAGTCGTCGACCGCGCCAAGACCCTCGAGGTCTGGACGCTGGTGGATGGCAAGTGGCTTTGCGCCCGTGACATGTACAGCTCGAATGCGCTGGTGAAGGCCGCTAGCAACCAAAACTGA
- a CDS encoding DUF4440 domain-containing protein, whose product MKRILLFSSLALMVAACQTPATESAAPAAPPVTNASDPASDRVAIKAMTAEYTAAVQAGNAAAVSALHADNAILHPPNEPSISGRSAIDAYLARVHAEPVNLTYVTEDVVVSASGDMAYEIGAWDGGKYLTVYRRTPDGWRIVADAWSENAPPTNTN is encoded by the coding sequence ATGAAACGCATCCTCCTTTTTTCCTCCCTGGCGCTCATGGTAGCTGCCTGCCAGACCCCAGCCACTGAGTCCGCCGCGCCCGCGGCACCGCCCGTCACCAACGCGTCTGATCCGGCGTCCGACCGCGTGGCCATCAAGGCCATGACCGCCGAATACACCGCCGCGGTGCAGGCCGGCAACGCGGCCGCCGTCAGTGCGCTTCACGCCGACAACGCCATCCTCCACCCGCCGAATGAACCCTCCATCAGCGGGCGCTCGGCGATCGACGCCTACCTCGCTAGGGTCCACGCCGAGCCGGTAAACCTCACGTACGTCACCGAAGACGTCGTCGTCTCGGCGTCTGGCGACATGGCCTACGAGATCGGGGCGTGGGACGGCGGCAAGTATCTCACGGTGTACCGCCGCACGCCAGACGGCTGGAGGATCGTCGCCGATGCGTGGAGCGAAAATGCCCCGCCTACGAACACCAACTAA
- a CDS encoding RidA family protein — MSRPDYFHLRPEIEKAYGYTHAVRIGDDIKVSGAVSMDDEGNPTAVGDLAQQMKNVYADLRSVLGHYGCTFDDVVVENVFTTDMAGFLDAAGYRSTIYMEHFPTGSWLEVKGLALPELLIEIELEAHKS, encoded by the coding sequence ATGAGCAGACCAGACTACTTCCACCTGCGACCGGAGATCGAGAAGGCCTACGGCTACACGCACGCCGTGAGAATCGGCGATGACATCAAGGTCTCCGGCGCGGTGAGCATGGACGACGAGGGCAATCCGACCGCCGTCGGGGACCTGGCGCAGCAGATGAAGAACGTCTACGCCGACCTGCGCAGCGTCCTGGGGCATTACGGCTGCACGTTCGACGACGTGGTTGTCGAGAACGTCTTCACAACGGACATGGCGGGATTCCTCGACGCCGCCGGATACCGCAGCACGATCTACATGGAGCACTTCCCGACCGGAAGCTGGCTGGAGGTGAAGGGGCTGGCCTTGCCCGAGCTCCTGATCGAGATCGAACTCGAAGCGCACAAGTCTTGA